One window of the Corynebacterium glutamicum ATCC 13032 genome contains the following:
- a CDS encoding IS1380-like element ISCgl4 family transposase: MQLLHTPAAISISFDDPNLISTAGLVPTMALAEDRLTVPTDKGANPGAKITTLIAGMVAGADSIDDIDALRHGGMHRLFDWIYAPSTLGSFLRAFTFGHVRQLDAVASRFLVGLATQAPALVPVDASTSDYVFIDVDDTIIKVHGHQKQGAGFGYSGIRGLNALLATVTTPESAPVVVAQRLRKGSCGSPRGAGRLIADAVATTRRLPGMEDEKILLRADSAFYGHPSISAAIKAGADVSVTVRMTPNVKKAIAQVPDDAWQTIKYTNAIFDEDTGRWISVAEVAEIPFTAFTSRKKTDHIPGLLVVRRIPELNNKDVDQPGLFDLHRFHAVFTTADPGILDTVAADKTHRQHAIIEQVNADVKASALAHMPSGVFTANSAWLVCAVMAFNLTRTAGVIAAGAMARATTATIRRKLVAVPARIARSARRLILHLPRNWRWETQWSRLCDHGRLPP, translated from the coding sequence CGACCATGGCCCTGGCCGAGGACCGGTTAACAGTACCAACCGACAAAGGTGCTAACCCAGGTGCCAAAATCACGACCCTCATTGCGGGGATGGTCGCCGGTGCCGACTCCATCGACGATATCGATGCACTCCGCCACGGCGGTATGCACCGACTCTTTGACTGGATCTACGCCCCCTCCACGTTGGGGTCGTTCCTCCGGGCCTTTACCTTCGGGCATGTCCGCCAACTCGACGCTGTGGCCTCCCGGTTCCTGGTGGGTCTGGCAACACAGGCCCCGGCCCTGGTCCCGGTTGATGCTTCTACCAGTGATTACGTCTTCATCGATGTTGATGACACCATCATTAAGGTCCACGGACATCAGAAACAAGGCGCTGGTTTTGGTTACTCCGGTATCCGTGGACTCAACGCCCTGCTGGCCACAGTGACCACACCAGAGTCAGCACCAGTGGTCGTGGCCCAACGATTACGGAAAGGATCGTGCGGTTCCCCGCGGGGTGCAGGCCGGTTGATTGCTGATGCGGTGGCTACCACCCGGCGTTTGCCGGGGATGGAGGATGAGAAGATCCTTCTACGCGCGGATTCTGCCTTTTATGGCCATCCCAGTATCAGTGCTGCGATCAAGGCAGGGGCGGATGTGTCTGTCACGGTGCGGATGACCCCGAATGTCAAGAAAGCGATCGCCCAGGTCCCTGATGATGCGTGGCAGACAATTAAGTACACCAACGCGATCTTCGACGAGGACACCGGGCGCTGGATCTCGGTGGCCGAGGTCGCCGAGATACCGTTCACCGCATTTACCTCCCGGAAGAAAACCGACCACATCCCCGGACTGCTGGTGGTACGCCGGATACCGGAGCTGAATAACAAGGATGTGGATCAGCCGGGGTTGTTTGATCTACACCGCTTCCATGCGGTGTTCACCACCGCCGACCCAGGCATCCTCGATACTGTTGCTGCGGATAAAACCCACCGTCAACACGCAATCATCGAACAAGTCAACGCGGACGTAAAGGCCAGTGCGTTGGCGCATATGCCATCAGGTGTATTCACCGCCAACAGCGCCTGGTTGGTGTGTGCGGTCATGGCGTTCAACCTCACCCGCACAGCCGGTGTGATCGCTGCAGGCGCGATGGCCAGGGCCACCACCGCAACGATCCGGCGGAAACTTGTGGCCGTTCCGGCCAGGATTGCACGCAGCGCCCGGAGATTGATTCTTCACTTGCCACGG